A window of Terriglobia bacterium contains these coding sequences:
- the ada gene encoding bifunctional DNA-binding transcriptional regulator/O6-methylguanine-DNA methyltransferase Ada, whose translation MMQREETRWKAVQERDKRSDGSFVYGVLTTGVYCRPSCSSRQPLRENVRFFASGEDAKRAGLRACRKCRPDQPREQGLVHRASEYIREHLDAKLDLARVAKAVGVSPFALHRRFKSELGISPRQFVESCRLGTLKSGLKKGANVTRAMMDAGYSSTSRLYEQAQPRLGMAPRQYAAGAEGLTINYSMVNTELGEVVVASTEKGICCVQFLDGSKPETALAAEFPRAMLVREDRPPKEITEAIRGLASGSPLRVSLPIDLRGTLFQQRVWQELRKIPAGTTRSYAEVAEALGRPTASRAVARACATNHVAMLVPCHRVVRGDGNLSGYRWGAERKRELLEAERTKAESTE comes from the coding sequence ATGATGCAGAGAGAAGAAACTCGCTGGAAGGCCGTGCAGGAACGCGACAAGCGCAGCGACGGCAGCTTTGTCTATGGCGTACTGACGACCGGAGTCTATTGCCGACCATCGTGCAGTTCGCGCCAACCGCTTCGAGAGAACGTTCGGTTCTTCGCGAGCGGGGAAGATGCTAAAAGGGCGGGACTACGCGCTTGCCGCAAGTGCCGTCCCGATCAACCCCGCGAACAGGGTCTTGTTCATCGTGCCTCGGAATACATTCGCGAGCACCTGGATGCCAAGCTGGATCTTGCGCGGGTCGCGAAAGCTGTGGGCGTGAGTCCATTTGCACTGCATCGCCGATTCAAGTCCGAATTGGGCATTTCGCCCCGGCAGTTCGTCGAGAGCTGCCGTCTTGGAACATTAAAGAGCGGCTTGAAGAAGGGAGCCAATGTGACGAGAGCGATGATGGATGCAGGTTATAGCTCAACCAGTCGGCTATATGAACAGGCGCAACCCAGACTGGGCATGGCCCCGCGCCAATATGCCGCCGGAGCCGAAGGCCTGACGATTAACTATTCGATGGTAAATACCGAATTGGGAGAGGTCGTCGTCGCTTCAACCGAGAAGGGGATCTGCTGCGTACAGTTCCTGGATGGAAGTAAGCCCGAGACAGCGCTTGCAGCGGAATTCCCCCGCGCGATGCTGGTCCGCGAGGACCGACCCCCGAAGGAAATTACCGAGGCCATCCGTGGACTGGCGTCGGGGAGCCCGTTGCGCGTTTCACTTCCGATCGATCTTCGTGGAACGTTGTTCCAGCAACGGGTTTGGCAGGAGCTTCGCAAGATTCCTGCCGGAACGACTCGGAGTTATGCGGAGGTTGCGGAGGCATTGGGGCGTCCCACGGCGAGTCGCGCTGTGGCGCGCGCGTGCGCAACCAACCACGTCGCCATGCTCGTACCGTGTCATCGCGTGGTTCGCGGAGACGGGAATCTCTCGGGATATAGATGGGGTGCGGAAAGAAAAAGGGAGCTGCTGGAAGCAGAAAGAACAAAAGCAGAGAGCACCGA
- a CDS encoding peptidoglycan DD-metalloendopeptidase family protein: MKLRLPSVLTLIVVAVAFLALGASFYLRHSADRKFSEQAQIAAQTMPQAAVEREVTSDLVVTSGSSFDELLRGLDLSDSDVGAIIQAAKPVFNFRRLREGNRITVTRSPKGDVESMICEVDRDHELSISREIDGTYKAELNELPSTTKVEAIAGRLDSSLFESIAEIGEQPELAVRLAEIFTYDLDFYTDPRPGDTFRVVLERREYQNGKPSAYGRILMAEYDNAGHRYRAVLFHDPNGEPGYYSDTGQSLQKAFLRSPLKFAARVSSHFSYSRYHPILKIYRPHLGTDYAAPVGTPVQAVASGSIIASTYQGGGGNYVEIRHANGYVSYYMHLSRRLVRAGQKVRQGQRIGLVGATGLATGPHLDFRLRRYGKFVNFERMHLPPAFPVAKKDLPEFKEVRDKWMPLLEAAQPPAQHPQVATTTAAAGTK; this comes from the coding sequence ATGAAGCTACGTCTGCCCTCGGTGTTGACACTGATCGTAGTGGCCGTGGCTTTTCTCGCACTGGGCGCGTCATTTTACCTACGGCATTCGGCGGACCGTAAATTTTCCGAGCAAGCGCAAATTGCGGCTCAGACCATGCCGCAAGCGGCTGTCGAGCGCGAAGTTACATCCGACCTGGTCGTCACGAGCGGAAGCAGCTTTGACGAACTTCTCCGCGGGCTCGATCTTTCCGACAGCGACGTAGGCGCAATCATTCAGGCGGCCAAACCGGTATTCAATTTCCGGCGGTTACGCGAGGGCAATCGCATCACGGTAACGCGCTCGCCCAAGGGCGATGTGGAGTCGATGATTTGCGAGGTTGACCGCGACCACGAACTGTCGATTTCGCGCGAGATTGATGGGACGTACAAGGCCGAACTGAACGAATTGCCGAGCACTACGAAGGTCGAGGCAATCGCCGGGAGATTGGACTCTTCGCTGTTTGAGAGCATCGCGGAGATCGGTGAGCAACCGGAACTGGCGGTGCGGCTGGCCGAGATTTTTACGTACGACCTGGATTTCTACACCGACCCGCGGCCGGGAGATACATTTCGGGTCGTGCTGGAGCGCCGGGAATATCAGAATGGGAAGCCTTCTGCGTACGGCCGCATTCTGATGGCGGAATATGACAATGCGGGACATAGGTACCGGGCGGTACTGTTCCACGATCCCAATGGCGAGCCTGGGTATTATTCCGATACTGGCCAGTCGTTGCAGAAGGCGTTTCTGCGGTCACCTCTGAAGTTCGCGGCGCGTGTCAGTTCCCACTTTAGCTATAGCCGGTATCATCCCATCTTGAAGATTTATCGACCCCACCTTGGGACCGATTACGCGGCGCCGGTGGGAACGCCGGTGCAGGCGGTCGCGAGCGGCAGCATCATAGCTTCGACGTACCAGGGAGGCGGCGGAAACTACGTCGAGATCCGTCACGCGAACGGTTACGTCAGCTACTACATGCACCTGTCGCGGAGGCTAGTTCGTGCGGGGCAGAAAGTGCGCCAGGGACAGCGAATCGGGTTGGTCGGAGCGACCGGACTCGCTACGGGGCCCCACCTCGATTTCCGCCTTCGTCGCTACGGAAAATTCGTGAACTTCGAGCGCATGCACCTGCCGCCGGCCTTCCCGGTCGCGAAGAAGGACTTGCCAGAGTTCAAAGAAGTGCGCGACAAGTGGATGCCGCTTCTGGAAGCTGCACAACCTCCTGCGCAGCACCCCCAAGTTGCTACAACTACCGCCGCAGCCGGGACAAAGTAA